A part of Aegilops tauschii subsp. strangulata cultivar AL8/78 chromosome 2, Aet v6.0, whole genome shotgun sequence genomic DNA contains:
- the LOC109736819 gene encoding cyclin-P1-1, with amino-acid sequence MGDVAVAAGGLSSPPTPPPPELGMVARAVELLVARNDALLLLDAEQSSGEGITGMVAFEGTGPPRIGVAQYLERVHRYAALEPECYVVAYAYVDRAAHRRPAAAVASKNVHRLLLACLLVASKVLDDFHHDNAFFARVGGVSNAEMNKLELELLGVLDFEVMLSRRLYDLYRAHLHKQQADDHHDTPNKPDQEPSRVDGGEEDHDDDRITRLPEGVLRYDWSQQAPAANGGRRHSSSQAPSRYS; translated from the exons ATGGGCGACGTCGCCGTGGCAGCGGGCGGGCTCTCCtccccgccgaccccgccgcctccgGAGCTGGGCATGGTGGCGCGCGCCGTGGAGCTGCTCGTGGCGCGGAAcgacgcgctgctgctgctggacgCGGAGCAGAGCAGCGGCGAGGGGATCACCGGGATGGTGGCGTTCGAGGGCACGGGGCCGCCGCGGATCGGCGTGGCGCAGTACCTGGAGCGGGTGCACCGGTACGCGGCGCTGGAACCCGAGTGCTACGTGGTGGCCTACGCGTACGTGGACCGGGCCGCGCACCGCCGCCCGGCGGCCGCCGTCGCGTCCAAGAACGTGCACCGGCTGCTTCTtgcctgcctcctcgtcgcctcTAAGGTCCTCGACGACTT CCACCACGACAACGCCTTCTTCGCGCGCGTGGGCGGAGTGAGCAACGCGGAGATGAACAAGCTGGAGCTGGAGCTCCTCGGCGTGCTCGACTTCGAGGTCATGCTCAGCCGCCGTCTCTACGACCTCTACCGCGCACACCTCCACAAGCAGCAGGCCGACGACCACCACGACACGCCCAACAAGCCGGATCAGGAGCCCTCGAgggtcgacggcggcgaggaggACCATGACGACGACCGGATCACCCGGCTGCCGGAAGGCGTCTTGCGGTACGACTGGAGCCAGCAGGCGCCGGCGGCGAACGGCGGGCGGCGGCACTCGTCGTCGCAGGCACCGTCGCGGTACTCCTAG